The Mucilaginibacter sp. PAMB04168 genome contains the following window.
CACGGTGTGCCTGACCTGGAAGCGCCTATGCTAAATCCGGTTAAAGGGCTTACCGCATTTAAAAACAGAAAAGTGCTTTTAACCTTCGGTTTAATAAGCCGTAACAAAGGGTTGGAAGTGGTAGTAAAAGCTTTGCCCAAAATTGTGGCTAAGCACCCCGATGTAATGTATGTGGTGTTAGGAAATACTCACCCGGGCGTTGTAAAGCACTCTGGCGAGGAATACCGCGATTACTTAAAAAGCCTGGCTGCTCAGCTAAAGGTATCAAACCACTTAAGCTTTATTAACAAGTTTGTGGCCGAGGAAGAACTGATTGACTACCTAACAGCTGCGACTGTTTATGTTACGCCATATCATAACGAGGCGCAAATTACCAGCGGTACTTTATCTTACGCTGTAGGTGCGGGCGCTGCTGTGGTATCAACTCCTTACTGGCATGCTACCGAGCTGCTGGCCGATGGCCGCGGCTGCCTGTTTGATTTTAAAGATGCAGACGCACTTGCCGACACCGTTAACGAGTTACTTGACGATGAAGCCAAATGGAACGAAATAAAACAAAATGCTTACGAATACGGCCTGCACTTACGTTGGCCGGTAGTTGGCGCCGAATATATCAGAGTTGCACAAGAGGCCAGCAGCCGTCATGATTTTAGAGATAAGATACTGCGTAACAGTATTGTTGACCCAGAAATTATGCCTGCCTTTAACCTGGCCCACGTATTACGCTTAACTGATGATACCGGTATTGTACAGCATGCTAAATACGGCATACCTAATTTAAAAGAAGGATACTGCTTAGATGATAACGCACGTGCTTTAATTATGGCACTGATGGCTTATCAGCGTAATAAAAGCCCCGAGGCTTTCAGGTTATTGCCAATATACCTCAGCTACATCCATTATATGCAAACCGATGATGGCAACTTCCGTAATTTCCTGAGCTTTGACCGCCGCTATTTGGATGAGGTTGGTTCAGAGGATTCATTTGGGCGTACTATTTGGGCGCTGGGGCACCTGATTGGTTGCGCAGCACACAATTCATACCGCGAGTTTGCCATGGAGCTTTTTCATCGCTCATTCCCGCACTTTCAAAAGCTGCAGCACATTAGGGGCATGGCTAACACCATTATTGGGATATGCTTGTACTTAAAGGCTGTGCCTACCGATGAAGGCATGATGAATGAGCTCAACAGGCTTACTGCTCCATTAATAGAGGCTTACGAAAAGACTGCTAGCCCGGAGTGGCAATGGTTTGAAGAGGTAATGACTTATGACAACGCTATTTTACCGTTAGCACTATTACATTCGTACGAAATAACCAGTAACGAAAAGGTTAAAGAGATAGCCCTTGAATCGATGGCCTTTTTAGATAAGCTTACTTTATCAAACGGCTATTTAAGCCCTATTGGTAATGATGGCTGGTACTACCGGGGAGGCACCTTCCCTACCTT
Protein-coding sequences here:
- a CDS encoding glycosyltransferase family 4 protein translates to MKIAYISTYPPRECGIATFNQNLMRAISANFPNRESLVDGGYVVAVNDSESLQEYEYPQEVKYVIRQNHQKDYIRAANYINTSTADVCIMEHEFGIYGGESGIYILPLLNRLEKPLISILHTVLREPSYAQRIIIREIAEQSAKIIVMSKRAVEFLTTIYDIPAEKIQIIEHGVPDLEAPMLNPVKGLTAFKNRKVLLTFGLISRNKGLEVVVKALPKIVAKHPDVMYVVLGNTHPGVVKHSGEEYRDYLKSLAAQLKVSNHLSFINKFVAEEELIDYLTAATVYVTPYHNEAQITSGTLSYAVGAGAAVVSTPYWHATELLADGRGCLFDFKDADALADTVNELLDDEAKWNEIKQNAYEYGLHLRWPVVGAEYIRVAQEASSRHDFRDKILRNSIVDPEIMPAFNLAHVLRLTDDTGIVQHAKYGIPNLKEGYCLDDNARALIMALMAYQRNKSPEAFRLLPIYLSYIHYMQTDDGNFRNFLSFDRRYLDEVGSEDSFGRTIWALGHLIGCAAHNSYREFAMELFHRSFPHFQKLQHIRGMANTIIGICLYLKAVPTDEGMMNELNRLTAPLIEAYEKTASPEWQWFEEVMTYDNAILPLALLHSYEITSNEKVKEIALESMAFLDKLTLSNGYLSPIGNDGWYYRGGTFPTFDQQAIETMAMVLMYFQAYETLRKPEYIEKMFLSYKWFLGENTLRAPLYDHETKGCCDGLMPTGINRNQGAESTLAYMISHLTVLKAFELEYEYNKFGQKAEVC